DNA sequence from the Methanolobus psychrophilus R15 genome:
GGCCACTATCCTGAATATGAGCTGGGCGTGCAGCTCCTTGAAGAGGAAGATGAATTCAACTTTGACTTCGATATCCTTGACCCGACAAAGATCTGGCCGGAAGAGGATGTGCCTGTCAAGTGGATCGGTAAGATGACACTTAACCGCAATCCGGACAACTTCTTTGCGGAAACGGAACAGGTTGCGTTCTGTCCGGCGAACATAGTTCCGGGTATAGATTTCTCCAACGACCCCCTATTGCAGGGCAGGCTGTTTTCCTACCTTGATACGCAGCTGATACGTCTCGGTGGTCCTAATTTCCACGAGATACCTATCAACAGGCCTCTTGCACCCATCAGTAATAACCAGCGAGAAGGCTACAACCGCATGACCATCAACAAAGGCAAAGGAAGCTACTTCCCAAACACAGTTGCTGAAGGCCTGCCAAGGCCTGCATCTGCAGAGGAAGGAGCATTCGTGCACTATGCAGAGAAGGTGGAAGGCCGGAAGATCCGTGCCAGGAGCGAGAAGTTCAAGGACTTCTACAGCCAGGCCAAGCTGTTCTGGAACAGCATGTCAGAGCCTGAGAAGATGCACATCATAAAGGCCTTCCATTTCGAGGTGGGAAAGGTCAAGGACCGAAGTATCAGGCAGGGTATCGTGGACATGTTCAATAATGTGGATGGGGACCTTGCTGTTGAGATAGCAAAAGGTGTTGCTGCGGATGCGCCTCAAATGAAGGGAGGCTCTCCTGTGACAAAGAAGTCAAGGAACGTCAGCCAGGAGCTGAGCGAGCATACACGCAAGGACTCGATCAAAAGCAGAAAGATCGCGATTCTTGCTGCTGAAGGATATAACTATGCAGAGATAGAGAGCGTCAAGAAGGGCCTGATGGATGCAGGAGCACAGGCTGATCTCATTTCAAAGTTCAGGAAGATGCTTAAAAGTTCCGATGGGAAGGAAATGGAGGTCGACAAGAATTATGAAGGTGCAGCTTCCGTAATGTACGACGCTGTCTATGTTCCCGGAGGTCAGGAGAGCGTAAATACCCTCAAGATGCAGGGAGATGCTATCCACTTCATCAATGAAGCTTTCAAGCACTGCAAGCCTATCGGAGCGACAGGCGACGGCGTGGACCTGCTCGCAGCTTCCAGCATAATGGGAGTTGACCTTGCAGATCCCGGCTCTGCTGTTGTGACAGACAAGGGCGTTGTAACAGTCCGCAACTCCAGCGGGAGTAACGCATTTAATGAGTCCTTTATAGCTGCAATGAAAGAGCACCGCCACTGGGACCGTGAAAAGAAGATGGAGGTTCCGGCGTGAGTTTGTGAGAGGAGGAATGGGAGCCTCCTCTTGAATTCATATTTCATCCCTGTTCTTTGTGACTTATTCTTTGCTGGGTCAGATGGCTACTGCTTTAGTGGCAGGAGTAACCATCCAGCTCAGTATGGATAGAATATGAAGAACATAGAGCACAGGACAAACAACGCCCATGCGATCGGCTTAACCTCACTTCTTTTACCGCTGACCAGTTTAAGGAGAGGGAAGAGGACAAAACCGGCACAAAGGCCAACTCCGAGATTATAGGTAAAGCTCATAAGGATTATCACTGCCATGGCCGGTATCATCTCTGTGAGATCTTCCATATCTATCTTCTTTAATGAGCCCATCATAAGAAGACCAACGACTATCAAAGCAGGAGAGGTAGCAGCCGGCGGTATTGCTGAGAAGACAGGATAAAAGAACAAGCCTAACGTGAAAAGGAAGGCGATCACAACTGCAGTAAACCCGGTCCTTCCACCTTCTTCAATGCCGGTTGCTGATTCGATGTAAGCGCCTGTGGTAGTAGTACCGGCAAGTGCACCAAACATTGTGGCAAGTGCATCTGCAAGGAAGGGCTTTTCCATATCATCAAGCCTGCCTTGCTCATCCATATAACCTGCTTTTAAGGAAACACCTACAAGAGTGCCCATTGTATCCATCAGGTCCATTGTGAACATAGTAAGGATCACTGCGAAGAAACCCCATGTAAGTGCTCCGGCAATATCAAGCTGGAATAGGATAGGGGCAATACTTGGTGGCATGCTCACTATCCTGTCGGGTGTCTGGGAGACACCTGTTGCAAAACCCAGGATTGCCGTTATAATGATACCGATCAGTATAGAACCTTTTACTTTCTTTATCATCAATGTGCTTATCACCAGGAAACCAAACAATGTGAGCGCTACAGGGATGGTGTTGAGAGCTCCCACATGCAAAGGAGCACCTTCCACTCCAAGTGAAACAACACCTGCATTAACAAGTCCGATAAAGGTTATGAACAGACCAAGCCCGGCGGCAAAACTATATTTGAGATTATCAGGAACGGCATCTATGGTCTTGTTCCGGAGGCCTGAAATCGTCAGTATTGTAAAAAGGACACCACTTATGAATACAGCACCCAGTGCCGTCTGCCATGAATAACCCAGCACTCCTACAACAGTATATGCCACAAAAGCATTCTCACCCATATATGGAGCTATTGCAATTGGTTTTTTTGCATATACCCCCATGAGAAGAGTTCCGAAAACTGCAGATAATATTGTAGCCACCATGGATGGACCAAACGGTATCCCGGCTGCCTGAAGTATTGCAGGGTTCACAACAATTATGTATGCAACTGTCATGAAAGTAACAATTCCGGCCATAATTTCGGTCTTTACATCGGTCCCGTGTTTTTTCAGGTGAAAATAGTTTTCCAGTATACCTGCCATATCAGATCCCGTAGTAATTCGATGGTGACTAATCATTTTAAAAAAAGGGGATTAAATATATAAATATGATTATTGAGAAGTGTGATTTTTCTTGAAGGTAGCAAATGCTGTACTTCTCTGGTTTTCGCCTTATTCTTTAAACATGCGTTTTGGTATCCCTATGTAAGGCTTACCCAGGTAAAGCTCGTGAGTGTTTAAGATTTAAAAGTCGGCCAGTTGCAGCAGGGAGAAAGAAAATTAAGAGAACCAGGGATATTATATCAACTCTTTTTTATATTATGCAGGTGTTATTTAAACATCAAGTTTCTAATAACAAAAGGTGTTTTAATGGGAAGGACAAAATCAGGAATATTGAAGTATACGATAATATTGTTAGTTTTACTTTCATGCATAGGAACAGCACATGCAGCTAATATCGTTGTAGGAGAAAGCCTGGGGAACAATATTATTACCGCTGCAATTACTAATGCAACTGACGGTGACATAATTATCGTAAGTGATGGAACTTACATTGAGAACATAATAGTCAACAAGGAAGTTACAATCCGTGCTGAGAACGGCTCTGCAAACACTGTCGTGCATGCAGCGTCACCTGACCATGTATTCAATATCACGGCCAACAACGTCACAATCCACGGATTTAACATAACAGACGCTGCAGAATATAGTGGCATTTACCTGCACTCAGTTTCAAACTGTAATATTTCAGACAATGTCTTAGTAAACAACTCCTTTGGCATTCATATGAGTTCTTCAACTGATAGTACTTTAACCAACAATACAATCAATTCCAACGAATATGGTATTTTCCTTTATGATTCAACTGACAATACCCTTATCGATAACACAATGACATCAAATGGTTACAATTTTGGTGTTTATGGAACAAGCATGGAACATTTTATCCATGATATAAACCCTGATAATCTGGTCAATGAAAAACCGATCTGGTATTTGATCGATCAGGCAGATATGCATGTACCATCCGATGCAGGACAGGTCTATGTCGTTAACTCCACCAATGTCACTGTTAAGGACATTACAATATCCAATTGTTTTGATGGTGTGACATTTGCATATACTGACAATTCAAAAATAGAGAATGTCACTACTTCAGAATGCGAATATGGCTTATACTTATTTAAATCTGATTTTAATATCCTTAATAACATCAGCGCAAATAACAACGATTATGGCATTATTATTGATGCATCAAATAATAATACATTATCCGACAGTAATGTCAATTCCAGCACTTTTGAGGGCATTTATATTCACACTTCAAGTAACTACAATACCCTGAACAGTAATACTGCCAATGGCAATTACTTAGGTATCTTACTTCAAGGATCAGACAATAATGACATGACATGCAATACTGCTAATAACAATTTTGTCGGTATTTATTATGAATCTTCTGCTAATAACAGTTTAGTCAGTAATACAGCCAATGGCAATTTAGTCGGTATCGCTCTTATCAATTCTGCTGACAGGAACACTTTAGACACCAATACAGCCAATGGCAATTGGATCGGTATCGTACTTCAAGGATCAGACAGTAATGACGTGACATGCAATACTGCCAATTCAAACTATATTGCCGGTATCGAACTTTACGAATCAAACGACAATGAACTGATAGATAACACCGCTAATAGTAATTCACTAGTTGGTATTATTCTTGAGGATTCAAGTGATAATGTATTGACCAATAACATCGTCAAGGATAGTACAGGTGATTCTGTCTTTGGTTTGGGAAGTATGAATAGTGGATATTTAAGCAACGATCCATTTAACGAATATAATATTATTGATAAGTTCAACAGTAGTTTTGTATCCAGTTCTGCAAATATGATTAACTCTATATACATTCATGATACTCCACCAGTGTCATATGGAATCTATATTGAGGATTGTTCCAACAATACATTATCAGGTACTTATTCAACAGGCAATTATTATGCTTTTTATGCATTGAGGTCACTGAACACTACCGTAAACAATCTCATATTGACCGAAGACCTGGCACAGATGTCTTTTGTAACTGATTATGGCAAGAACTATCTAAGAGGATACGATTCAAACTCCGCATCTTTATCCGGTAAAACCAACGTCAATGGCTATGTAGACCTTACCCGCTCACCCGATTACCTGAGTAGCATTGCCCTTGTATCTGTCGACTACATAGGCACGGACATCAAGTTCCACTATGAAGACTCTGGCATGAGCAATGAGGATGAATCTTCAATCGCTTTGTTCAGGCTGAATGGCAATGAATGGGTCGAAGTTCCTAATGCCACACTCAACACCAGCGGCAACTATGTTTCTGCAATCATTGCTGAAACCATAGATGGCACTCCTGCTGGAACTTTAAGTCCCGCTCTTAGTGAATATACAGTTACATTGGCACTTTTCAAAGATGGGGAAACTCCCCGCTCTAACAGTGGTTCTGCAGCTCAAAGAGAAAGAAGAGAAGGAACCATAACTGATCTGCCCCGGGGGAATGATGGAGGACTGACCAAAGATACTGTTGTTAAATCCTCAGATTCAACCACCACCCTGACACTATTCACGGGAACAAAGGCCCTTGATCCATTAAGCAACCCTGTGAACAGTATCATAGTAACTACTCCATCCTCCCTGCCTTCAGACACTCCAAGAGAGGTGATCGAATCTGGTCTCTATTTCAGGTTCGGTCCGTCAGGAACCACGTTCAGCCAGGATGTGATGATCACAATGGACTTCGACCCTGCAGACTTTGAAGGCAGGACTCCTGTGATCTACACATACACATCTGAAGATGGCTGGATCGCCCTGGAAACAACCGTAGACTGGGAAAATGGCAGAGCAACGGCAATGATAAGCCACTTCTCTCTCTATGCACTGTTTGGGACCGATTCGGAAGAAACACAGGAGATAGTAGTTGAAGTGCAGGAAGCAGTTGCTGGAACTTTCACCGAGAGTGCAGAAGAAACACCGGTTAAAGATAAAAATGGTTTTAGCCATCTTTATTGGATTATCGGCATAGTAATTGTTCTGGCCCTTGGAATCGTAATTGTAAAAAAACAGAAAGATAGCGGGGGGCTTTAAGCCCTCAGTTCTTTTTTAATACATATGATGTCTTTTTAATAACTGACACAAGTCTTATCTTCTTCCATATCCACAGCAGTCGTCATAAGATTAAGTTTCAAACCATTTCATTCTGTATAATATTCCAGCAGATTCATTCATCATATTAAGAAACCCATTGATGTCAGATTCCCCTGTGGCAGGTAAAACTTCATTCTCTCCTGCTGCAGGGAGCAATTGCCTACAAATGAATTGTTGTTACTCATTCACTTGCATACATCTGGATATTTTTACAATAACCAGCATCAAAAGAAGTAGCCTTATATAGTGTAACGGAGTAAATTGTATGAGGTGTGTGCCTTCTTTTACCACCAACCCCCACTCCCAACTGCACACACCTTAATTACGATGCAAATATTTTGACCTTTGCAATTGACCAGGTTGCAGCACCTTCATGATTCATTGGGATTGGCAGGGCATAGGAAGGCCAGGCAAGAAACTGTCTATGCCTTTCCTACAACAACCCAGAAAATACTTCCTTTGCCGTCCGGATTATCATCCACTCCATACATGCCGCCATGCAGTTCGATGATCCTCTTAACGATGGCAAGGCCAAGACCGGTACCTCTGATGCCTTTCTTATCGGCGCGCTGGAAACGCTCAAAGATGCATGGTTTATCACTGTCCGGGACACCGTGACCGTAGTCCTTGACCGTAACCTTCCACGCATCATTGCGGTCAAGGAAATCTATCACTATCCTGCTTCCCTGCGGGCTGTATTTTATCGCGTTTGAGAGGAGGTTTGCGAACACTTCTTCAAGGATAGGGTTGGCGATTGCAACACACCTGGCACTTGTATCGATCTCGACTCTGTGGTCCTTCTCTTCTATATCTGTCCTGAAGTTCTCTACAGACGAGCGGAAAAGCGACACGATGTCTATTTTCTCAAAGACTATTTCATCGACCTTCTGCAACTTACTTAACTTAGTGGCCGAATCAAGCAGACCTATAAGTTTCCTGGTATTCTCATGTATCCTCCTGAGGGCAAAGGTCGTGTCCTCATCATTGGACCTTCTCTGGAGCTCTTCTGTGAAGCCCAGGACAATGCCTGCAGGGGTCAGCAGGTCATGACGGATGATATCCGTGAAAAGTTCTTTGAGGTCATTGGATTCTTTCAGATCCTCCACACATCTTTGAAGCTCGTTTTCTGCAGTTTTCCTCCTGCTGATATCCCGTGCAACGCAGAGCAGGACCTCACGGCCTTGATACGCAATTAATTTGGCACTAATCTCAACAGGCATTTCTGTACCACTCTTCCCCCGAAGAGTAGTTTCAAAAACCGCCTTTTCATTCTTAGCCATTTGTTCTGCTATAGCGGACAGCAGTTCGGTGTTGCTGCCGGCTGTCAGGCTTACAGGCGACATGTCAAGAAGTTCATCCTCGCTATATCCAAGATGAATAGTAGCAGCCCTGTTGACATAGATCAGTTTTCCTAAAAGCTCGCTTATGAATACCTGATCTTCCATACTATCAAAAATGAGTTTAAGGCCCTTGTCCGGCCTGTCACTTACTATCGTCTCCGGGTTACTGACTGCCCCAAAACCCGGGATAGAGTTACACAACTCCAGTGAGTTTATGTGCTCCTGTTCATATTCCTTTTGCATGCTCCTGCACTCCCATTAACCAAATAGTCTGGTCGATATGCACTGTCAACCATTAACTTCCCAGAATTCAATACATCTTTAAGATTAATAAATATACCTATTAGACTAATATATGTAAGTTTTATAAATCTATGCAAATATATAACCGTCAATTAATCAAAACAGAATGCAGCAGGTCTTAAAGAGCTCACACCTATCAATAAATATAGGATTTTATACTGGTGATGTCGCTGCCTGATGATGTGCTGATGATATCCATGAAAACATCTTCACTAATGGCCGTCCCTGATGCCGCAAATGCCTGATTACTATATTTCATATTTTCAAGTCCTACGTCCACATACAACTCATAGGCCAGTGCAAAAGCCTTCTTGTAACCAAAATCTACCCTGACTCCGCTAGAGGCATCCAAGCTTTCGGGTATGTTCCAGTCTGAAAGAGGGAAGTCATACTCATCCTTAAAGTCCTCATATTTCTGCAGGAAGCGATCCCTTCTCTCAACTGCTCTCTCAGGACTGGCCTCGTTTAGCACTATGTATGTGTATAGGTCA
Encoded proteins:
- a CDS encoding cell surface protein, yielding MGRTKSGILKYTIILLVLLSCIGTAHAANIVVGESLGNNIITAAITNATDGDIIIVSDGTYIENIIVNKEVTIRAENGSANTVVHAASPDHVFNITANNVTIHGFNITDAAEYSGIYLHSVSNCNISDNVLVNNSFGIHMSSSTDSTLTNNTINSNEYGIFLYDSTDNTLIDNTMTSNGYNFGVYGTSMEHFIHDINPDNLVNEKPIWYLIDQADMHVPSDAGQVYVVNSTNVTVKDITISNCFDGVTFAYTDNSKIENVTTSECEYGLYLFKSDFNILNNISANNNDYGIIIDASNNNTLSDSNVNSSTFEGIYIHTSSNYNTLNSNTANGNYLGILLQGSDNNDMTCNTANNNFVGIYYESSANNSLVSNTANGNLVGIALINSADRNTLDTNTANGNWIGIVLQGSDSNDVTCNTANSNYIAGIELYESNDNELIDNTANSNSLVGIILEDSSDNVLTNNIVKDSTGDSVFGLGSMNSGYLSNDPFNEYNIIDKFNSSFVSSSANMINSIYIHDTPPVSYGIYIEDCSNNTLSGTYSTGNYYAFYALRSLNTTVNNLILTEDLAQMSFVTDYGKNYLRGYDSNSASLSGKTNVNGYVDLTRSPDYLSSIALVSVDYIGTDIKFHYEDSGMSNEDESSIALFRLNGNEWVEVPNATLNTSGNYVSAIIAETIDGTPAGTLSPALSEYTVTLALFKDGETPRSNSGSAAQRERREGTITDLPRGNDGGLTKDTVVKSSDSTTTLTLFTGTKALDPLSNPVNSIIVTTPSSLPSDTPREVIESGLYFRFGPSGTTFSQDVMITMDFDPADFEGRTPVIYTYTSEDGWIALETTVDWENGRATAMISHFSLYALFGTDSEETQEIVVEVQEAVAGTFTESAEETPVKDKNGFSHLYWIIGIVIVLALGIVIVKKQKDSGGL
- a CDS encoding PAS/PAC sensor signal transduction histidine kinase, with product MQKEYEQEHINSLELCNSIPGFGAVSNPETIVSDRPDKGLKLIFDSMEDQVFISELLGKLIYVNRAATIHLGYSEDELLDMSPVSLTAGSNTELLSAIAEQMAKNEKAVFETTLRGKSGTEMPVEISAKLIAYQGREVLLCVARDISRRKTAENELQRCVEDLKESNDLKELFTDIIRHDLLTPAGIVLGFTEELQRRSNDEDTTFALRRIHENTRKLIGLLDSATKLSKLQKVDEIVFEKIDIVSLFRSSVENFRTDIEEKDHRVEIDTSARCVAIANPILEEVFANLLSNAIKYSPQGSRIVIDFLDRNDAWKVTVKDYGHGVPDSDKPCIFERFQRADKKGIRGTGLGLAIVKRIIELHGGMYGVDDNPDGKGSIFWVVVGKA
- a CDS encoding Xanthine/uracil/vitamin C permease; the protein is MAGILENYFHLKKHGTDVKTEIMAGIVTFMTVAYIIVVNPAILQAAGIPFGPSMVATILSAVFGTLLMGVYAKKPIAIAPYMGENAFVAYTVVGVLGYSWQTALGAVFISGVLFTILTISGLRNKTIDAVPDNLKYSFAAGLGLFITFIGLVNAGVVSLGVEGAPLHVGALNTIPVALTLFGFLVISTLMIKKVKGSILIGIIITAILGFATGVSQTPDRIVSMPPSIAPILFQLDIAGALTWGFFAVILTMFTMDLMDTMGTLVGVSLKAGYMDEQGRLDDMEKPFLADALATMFGALAGTTTTGAYIESATGIEEGGRTGFTAVVIAFLFTLGLFFYPVFSAIPPAATSPALIVVGLLMMGSLKKIDMEDLTEMIPAMAVIILMSFTYNLGVGLCAGFVLFPLLKLVSGKRSEVKPIAWALFVLCSMFFIFYPY
- a CDS encoding catalase, which produces MDKRKVNENSKNEQLEQFSEDKEREFLTTNQGLRVENTDISLKAGERGPTLLEDFHFREKLTHFDHERIPERVVHARGSAAHGFFQVYEPLTEYTYAKFLQDPSKKTPVFVRFSTVVGFRGSADTVRDVRGFATKFYTEEGNYDIVGNNIPVFFIQDAMKFPDLVHSIKPEQDNQIPQAAAAHDTFWDFVAQHPENAHMIMWLLSDRGIPRSYRMMQGFGVNTFRFVNAQGKGRFIKFHWRPMLGIHSMVWDEAQKAGGKDPDFHRRDLWEAIEMGHYPEYELGVQLLEEEDEFNFDFDILDPTKIWPEEDVPVKWIGKMTLNRNPDNFFAETEQVAFCPANIVPGIDFSNDPLLQGRLFSYLDTQLIRLGGPNFHEIPINRPLAPISNNQREGYNRMTINKGKGSYFPNTVAEGLPRPASAEEGAFVHYAEKVEGRKIRARSEKFKDFYSQAKLFWNSMSEPEKMHIIKAFHFEVGKVKDRSIRQGIVDMFNNVDGDLAVEIAKGVAADAPQMKGGSPVTKKSRNVSQELSEHTRKDSIKSRKIAILAAEGYNYAEIESVKKGLMDAGAQADLISKFRKMLKSSDGKEMEVDKNYEGAASVMYDAVYVPGGQESVNTLKMQGDAIHFINEAFKHCKPIGATGDGVDLLAASSIMGVDLADPGSAVVTDKGVVTVRNSSGSNAFNESFIAAMKEHRHWDREKKMEVPA